A region of Nitrospinota bacterium DNA encodes the following proteins:
- a CDS encoding diguanylate cyclase translates to MKSKRILLAIENPHALSASAEAIRKAGHTVTLSRSAREALSHAGKGQFDLAVIDCALPEMDGVSFTHILKAAENTRNLPVALICLAGDESTRKEGLEAGVSAFLEKPVDERELLKVVGAPPSELMAAEPPPGKIMVVEDSPIICKAYKIILEKYGYDYHIQQDSNAAIEAIRSYMPDLILMDANMPGLDGYDLTKMIKAEPALESIRIIMVTADTKKQSILKALEAGVVDFLTKPFDEEVLLARMRTHLNNKRLFDDLAAAYHELKTLKDKLELLSITDGLTGLFNHRHFHERLVAELGICSTGGAPVSLILFDIDHFKKFNDTYGHKAGDAVLRAVADVIRDVAGEKGIAARYGGEEFAIILPGATVEKAAPVAETLREKTQARQVEFNGATLTVTISLGVAMWDGKMADNRFIELADKALYKSKEEGRNRVTIA, encoded by the coding sequence GTGAAATCAAAACGTATTCTTCTTGCCATCGAGAATCCCCATGCGCTCAGCGCGTCGGCGGAGGCTATCCGCAAGGCGGGGCACACGGTTACCCTTTCCAGGAGCGCCCGGGAGGCGTTAAGCCACGCCGGTAAAGGCCAGTTCGACCTTGCGGTGATAGATTGCGCCCTGCCGGAGATGGACGGGGTTTCATTCACCCACATCCTCAAGGCCGCCGAGAACACCAGAAACCTTCCGGTGGCGCTAATCTGCCTGGCCGGTGACGAAAGCACCCGCAAGGAGGGGCTGGAAGCGGGCGTTTCGGCCTTTCTGGAGAAACCGGTGGATGAGCGGGAATTGCTGAAAGTGGTGGGCGCGCCCCCCTCGGAACTAATGGCGGCGGAGCCGCCTCCAGGCAAGATCATGGTGGTGGAGGACAGCCCCATAATATGCAAGGCGTATAAGATTATTCTCGAAAAGTACGGGTACGATTATCACATCCAGCAGGACTCCAATGCCGCCATCGAGGCCATAAGGAGTTACATGCCCGACCTTATTTTGATGGACGCCAACATGCCGGGGCTGGACGGGTATGACCTGACCAAGATGATAAAGGCCGAACCCGCCCTGGAGAGCATCCGCATCATCATGGTCACGGCGGACACGAAGAAGCAAAGCATTCTTAAGGCGCTGGAAGCCGGGGTTGTGGATTTCCTCACCAAACCTTTCGACGAAGAGGTCCTGCTGGCGCGCATGCGGACACATCTCAACAATAAGCGGCTTTTCGACGACCTGGCCGCCGCGTACCACGAGCTTAAGACACTCAAGGACAAGCTGGAACTGCTCTCCATCACCGATGGGCTCACAGGCCTGTTCAACCACCGGCATTTTCATGAGAGGCTGGTGGCGGAGTTGGGCATATGCTCCACAGGCGGCGCGCCGGTATCCCTGATCTTGTTCGACATCGACCATTTCAAGAAGTTCAACGACACTTACGGCCACAAAGCGGGGGACGCTGTCCTTCGCGCCGTCGCCGATGTTATCCGGGATGTGGCCGGGGAGAAAGGAATAGCCGCAAGGTATGGCGGTGAGGAGTTCGCCATCATCCTTCCGGGGGCCACCGTGGAGAAAGCCGCTCCAGTGGCCGAAACCCTTAGGGAGAAAACCCAGGCGCGCCAGGTGGAGTTCAACGGCGCCACACTGACAGTCACCATAAGCCTTGGCGTGGCCATGTGGGATGGCAAAATGGCGGATAACCGGTTTATCGAGCTTGCGGACAAGGCGCTGTATAAAAGCAAGGAAGAGGGCAGAAACCGGGTGACCATTGCCTGA
- a CDS encoding hybrid sensor histidine kinase/response regulator — protein MLVENVSSAFSGQPPPATRTILIVDDEREISALLVRVLDKQGHKAISSADGSEAFELVKKGGVDLLITDLKMPGMSGIELIRAVRQINKELEIIVITGFGSMEIFIDAIREGASDFIVKPIDRDQFLHAVNRALEKKSLSESLLTRTQQLLQAEKMATVGVLSTGIAHEINNPTTFIRTNLQLMREYIKRLAPRMENLNDPKNQDSLRNILLKEFPEMIDEALKGTDRVQKIVAGIKHYAHMSDEGGGENVDIREVITQAVNLVRAKLRKNITITENYLNIKEIKGHFSKLEQVFVNLLVNAGDAINDKIMQRRSIGDNDFMGIIDVSATIIDGDEADGVKSPEYLILTFYDNGKGISDEKLSRVFDPFFTTKPVGVGTGLGLYICYEIIKQHGGEITVQSEEGEGTAFIIKLPVEGAAPKGRG, from the coding sequence TTGCTAGTTGAAAACGTTTCCAGCGCCTTTTCCGGCCAGCCTCCGCCAGCCACCCGTACAATTTTGATAGTGGACGATGAACGCGAGATCTCGGCCCTCCTCGTGCGCGTTCTAGACAAACAGGGGCACAAGGCTATTTCCAGCGCCGATGGAAGCGAGGCGTTTGAGCTGGTGAAAAAGGGGGGGGTGGACCTGCTTATCACCGACCTGAAGATGCCCGGCATGAGCGGGATAGAGCTTATCCGCGCAGTCCGCCAGATAAACAAGGAGCTGGAGATAATCGTCATCACCGGTTTCGGCTCCATGGAGATATTCATAGACGCCATCCGGGAAGGGGCTTCCGATTTCATCGTAAAGCCCATAGACAGGGACCAGTTCCTCCATGCTGTAAACAGGGCGCTGGAGAAGAAATCGCTGTCCGAAAGCCTCCTGACCCGCACCCAGCAGTTGCTCCAGGCCGAAAAAATGGCCACGGTGGGCGTGCTGTCCACCGGCATAGCCCATGAAATAAACAACCCCACCACTTTTATCCGCACCAACCTCCAGTTGATGCGCGAATATATAAAGCGCCTCGCCCCCAGGATGGAAAACCTGAACGACCCCAAGAACCAGGACTCGCTGAGGAACATCCTCCTCAAGGAGTTCCCGGAGATGATAGACGAGGCGCTGAAGGGCACCGACCGCGTGCAGAAGATCGTGGCCGGGATAAAACATTACGCCCACATGAGCGACGAGGGGGGTGGGGAGAATGTGGACATCCGGGAGGTGATAACCCAGGCGGTGAACCTGGTGCGCGCCAAGCTCCGCAAGAACATCACCATCACCGAAAATTACCTGAACATAAAAGAGATCAAGGGGCATTTCTCCAAGCTGGAGCAGGTGTTCGTGAACCTGCTGGTAAACGCCGGTGACGCAATAAACGACAAGATCATGCAACGCCGGAGCATTGGCGACAACGATTTTATGGGGATAATAGACGTTTCGGCCACCATTATAGATGGGGATGAGGCGGATGGCGTCAAGTCGCCCGAGTACCTGATACTTACTTTCTACGACAACGGGAAAGGCATTTCCGACGAGAAGCTTTCAAGGGTGTTCGATCCGTTCTTCACCACCAAGCCGGTGGGTGTTGGCACCGGTCTCGGCCTGTACATCTGTTACGAGATAATAAAACAGCATGGCGGGGAGATAACGGTGCAAAGTGAAGAGGGTGAGGGCACCGCGTTCATAATAAAATTGCCTGTGGAAGGCGCCGCGCCCAAAGGCCGTGGATAA
- a CDS encoding sodium-translocating pyrophosphatase, with translation MEKQAVSAVPSYDPDQVVYAALGAGVLAVLYAVFLTIRILRRPEGSEKMVSISTAIRQGAEAYLNRQSKVIAIFAVLIFGLLVTKSSAAHGFGFMAGAILSGLAGYIGMMVSVRSNVRTAEAARNGLEDALDVAFKGGSVTGLMVVGLSLIGVSLTYYFTRDPMATIGFGFGASLISLFARVGGGIFTKAADVGADLVGKVEAGIPEDDPRNPAVIADNVGDNVGDCAGMGADLFETYAVTLIAAMILAGASAAVQEVYGLNAVLYPLALGSAAIVATILGTFFIKLGPDKSITMALYKGQIATGLISAAAFYVITNHMMHGDINLFITSIIGLFVTLAITVSTEYYTSTKFHPVKAVSKSCETGAATNIIMGVAMGLESSTPVILIIITSMAGSYALAGIYGIAIAAVSMLSTTGMVIAMDSYGPITDNAGGIAEMSGLPKEVRNITDELDAVGNTTKAVTKGYAIGSAALAAVVLFQAYSDEISRAAQKTIPFAITDVSLMIGLFIGAALPYFFSAHCMEAVGRAAFAVVTEVRFQFQEIKGIMSGEAQPDYAECVDIVTQAALKEMIIPGLTAVLSPIIVGYVFGPVALAGLLAGVIVSGLLMALFMCNGGATWDNAKKHIEMGHHGGKGSDAHKAAVVGDTVGDPFKDTAGPALNALIKVINTIALIIAPHIATITLL, from the coding sequence ATGGAAAAACAAGCTGTAAGCGCTGTCCCGTCGTACGATCCCGACCAGGTTGTTTATGCCGCCCTGGGCGCCGGGGTCCTGGCCGTGTTGTATGCGGTATTCCTGACCATACGCATATTGCGGAGGCCGGAGGGTTCGGAGAAGATGGTCTCCATCTCCACCGCCATCCGCCAGGGAGCCGAGGCGTACCTAAACCGCCAGTCGAAAGTGATTGCCATATTCGCCGTGCTTATCTTCGGCCTGCTGGTTACCAAGTCCAGCGCCGCCCACGGTTTCGGGTTCATGGCCGGGGCCATCCTTTCAGGCCTGGCCGGTTACATAGGGATGATGGTTTCGGTGCGCTCAAACGTGCGCACAGCCGAGGCGGCCCGCAACGGGCTGGAGGACGCGCTGGACGTGGCGTTCAAAGGCGGCTCGGTGACGGGCCTTATGGTGGTGGGCCTTTCGCTCATCGGCGTGTCGCTTACATACTATTTCACCCGGGACCCGATGGCCACAATCGGCTTTGGTTTTGGGGCAAGCTTAATCTCCCTCTTCGCCCGCGTGGGTGGAGGCATTTTCACCAAAGCCGCCGACGTGGGGGCCGACCTGGTGGGAAAAGTTGAGGCGGGCATCCCGGAGGATGATCCAAGAAACCCCGCCGTGATAGCCGACAACGTGGGTGACAACGTGGGCGACTGCGCCGGCATGGGCGCCGACCTGTTCGAGACCTACGCGGTCACCCTCATCGCCGCCATGATACTGGCTGGGGCTTCCGCCGCGGTGCAGGAGGTTTACGGGCTGAACGCCGTCCTCTATCCGCTGGCCCTGGGCTCGGCGGCTATCGTGGCCACCATACTGGGCACGTTTTTCATTAAACTTGGGCCGGACAAGTCCATAACCATGGCCCTTTACAAAGGCCAGATAGCCACGGGGCTTATATCCGCGGCGGCTTTTTATGTAATCACCAACCACATGATGCACGGGGACATTAACCTGTTCATCACCTCGATTATCGGGCTTTTTGTGACACTGGCCATCACCGTGTCCACGGAGTACTACACCTCCACCAAGTTCCATCCGGTCAAGGCGGTATCCAAATCCTGCGAGACCGGCGCGGCCACCAACATCATCATGGGCGTGGCCATGGGGCTGGAATCCTCCACGCCGGTGATCCTTATAATCATAACCTCCATGGCGGGATCTTACGCGCTGGCCGGGATATACGGCATAGCCATAGCGGCGGTGTCCATGCTCTCCACCACGGGCATGGTTATAGCCATGGACAGCTACGGGCCAATCACCGACAACGCCGGTGGCATAGCCGAAATGAGCGGCCTGCCCAAAGAGGTTCGCAACATTACCGACGAGCTGGACGCGGTGGGCAACACCACCAAGGCGGTAACCAAGGGATACGCCATCGGCTCCGCGGCGCTGGCGGCGGTGGTGCTGTTCCAGGCTTATTCCGACGAGATAAGCCGCGCCGCCCAGAAAACCATTCCTTTCGCCATTACGGACGTTTCGCTGATGATAGGCCTTTTCATCGGCGCGGCCCTGCCGTACTTCTTCTCGGCTCACTGCATGGAAGCCGTGGGGCGCGCCGCTTTCGCGGTGGTGACGGAGGTGAGGTTCCAGTTCCAGGAGATCAAGGGGATCATGTCCGGCGAAGCCCAGCCGGACTACGCCGAGTGCGTGGACATCGTGACCCAGGCGGCGTTGAAGGAGATGATAATCCCGGGCCTGACGGCCGTGCTATCCCCCATAATTGTGGGATATGTTTTCGGGCCTGTGGCCTTGGCCGGATTATTGGCTGGCGTCATTGTGTCCGGCCTGTTGATGGCCTTATTCATGTGCAACGGCGGCGCCACCTGGGACAACGCCAAGAAGCACATCGAAATGGGGCATCACGGCGGTAAAGGCTCCGACGCCCACAAGGCGGCGGTGGTGGGCGATACCGTGGGTGACCCGTTCAAGGACACCGCCGGTCCGGCGCTCAACGCGCTCATCAAGGTTATAAACACCATAGCCCTTATCATCGCGCCGCATATAGCTACAATAACCCTTCTTTAA